The DNA region TTTTCTACCAACATCAAAGCACCGAAGAAACAAAAACCTGCAAAAGCAAAGACTCCTACCACTACTTTCCGGTTACGGAATGCTTCACGTAACTTACGCAGACTCACCCAGACTCCCGTGAACGAGAGTAAGTACATGACAAATGCAGACATCAGCGGTGCCGCTGTCTGCATACATGGATAACTGGCACGGGAAGGTTTCGGAATAACCCGTACTAAAAACCAGATAGTAGAAAAAAGACCGAGTCCCCAAAAGAAGAGTATCTGTATCCCTCTGGAAGTAAATTCCCCTTTCTCAGTCCTTTCTTTAAAATATAAATAAATACGTTTCATACTTTCTCACCATTATCTATTATTTCTTCATGTTTCTCTGTTCTTATTTGATGATAATCTTTTCACTACGAAACACTTTTACGTTTTCTTTATCCGTAATGCCTTCTTTCACTTTCAGATTCCTGATCTCAGCGCCAATCACATCGTCCAGTACTACTGCATAACGCCCATCTTTCTGCTCAGCACTGATACTGCAATTATCTAATAGGAAGTCCTTCACATGACGCGCCCAGAAACCAAAAGAAGGTTGTATTTTCAAATCACCTACATTATAACGTCCTACTCCGATTTCAGGCGGATATGCTTCTGCATCTTCTACCGGATGTCCGCCTTTCACGAGTAAATTTACATCATGGAACTGTACATTCTTAATATATCCGGTATGCTGACCATTCGGCAAGCGGAATGTCAGTCCTCCTTCCACAACCTCTGTATCCGGCAGTTTGAAACCTGCAATGATGGGAGTTGCCGTATTTTGAGAGCCATCGTATGCTTTCCAGCGATCTCCCCGGAAAGAACTTCCACCATAAACCTCATCAATATCTACTCCACAAATCACAATATTCTCCACTTGCCCGATATCAGAGTTAGTCACCAGCAACTCTTTACGTACACTTCCATTTTCCGTGAATGTAAAAGGAGCGACATCAGCACCCAACACACGGCCTCTATTGGATATAGATATGAAGAACGGAGCACGGGTACGATGCATCACCGAACGGGAATGTATCGGTCCTGTCTTTCCACTATTCAGATGGACATTTTTTATATGTCCGCCATCATTGGTAGATATGGAGAAACCTGCTTTATTGGCACCCAGTACATAAATATTATCCACGTATAAGTCCTGAATATCATCCGCTGTTTCCGAACCTATCTGGAATAGGTTACAATTGGTATCTCCAACGATATTGCGTACCATATAGTTACGTGCCGGACGGGTAAAACCTAATGAACAATCCGAACCCGGTTTCACAATATCATCCGAACTGACACGCGAATAAATGTTCGTCACCGTTACATCATTGCACGCCATAAAGTCGTAGATATCACGGGCATTCCGGGTATTATGTTTGGCAAAATAGGTATCATGCACATGAATACCATCAGTACCTGTAGCCAACAAAACAAAATGCCCTCCCTGATCTATATGCAGCATATTGCTGACATCATAATTCTTCCGGTTATCCGTATCTATGTAGTAAGGCTCATCTTTTTGCGGATCATACCACATATCTTTACCCATAGCCCAGCCTCCAATTTCAATATTGGTACAAAGTTTTAAAGAAAACATTTTGTCGCAACGTTTCTCGGGAGCATTATTCATAACTTTATCAGAAGTAACCAAATTACCATTACCCGTGATACGGCCTGTGCCCACAATCTTCACATTATCAATGCGTTCTCCAAAGAACATTGCATTGCGGAAGAACGTATGTCCCACATCCTGCTTCGTCAGATAGTTTTCCGGATCGGCATAAGGACGAGGATCGGTAGGAGAAAGTCCCGAACGATAGGCCCGGTCACTAAACCAGGTCGTTTCCGGTGCATCACCACCCGGAAGTCCCTGAATTGTGGCGTCTGCATCCAGATGTAACCAGACATTACTCAACAGATGAACCGTCCGCACATTATAGGTGCCTGCCGTAAATCGCAGAATCCCCCCACCCAACTTATTCATCTCTATAATAGCTTTGTTTATGGCTTCCGTATCGTCTGCTATTCCATCTCCTTTTACTCCTGTAGTCTTAATATCCTGCAAACCGGAATAGAACCAGGCTATATTTGATTCTCCCTGGTTATCACCTCCTTTTACAAGCAGTTTAAAAGCATACAATTGATTAGGATTCAACCGGCCGGCGGTAGCGAAATCATCGTCCGGCAATATCGCTGTTCTTACAGGTTTCCATGTTTTTCCCTTATCCTCTGACAATAACAAAGTCACGGATTCCGCATTACGAGGCGCTGTCCAGTAGAAAGAAGTGAAAGATAAATCCCAATCCTTTTTATATGTAAATGCCTGTAAGGGGGTACGGGTAAAATCAGCAATAGTCGTCACACCTTCAAAAGTTGCAGTAGCAACCGGACTATGCAGAACTTCCGGTTGAGAGGTTATATAATCAGCCTCGAATGTATAATTACCTTTTTCCGGTATTGCCACTCCGCGAAAACAAAGACGGATATCAGGGCCGTTAGAGGGACGGAAATCCAAATCTTTAAATATTAACAGAGTACCTTTCTTCCCATCTTTACGAATTTCCACATCCCCAACCTTTTTATATGAATAGTTGGTTCCGGTTCTGCCGATAGACTGTTTAGGCAAATCACGAAGAATCACTTCTCCACGACCTATTACATTTACCGTTGTATTGTCCAATGTTACAGCAATCCCTTCCGGTACGCGGATAGTGACAGTAGTCATCGGGCTACGCTGTCCGGCATAAAAATCAAGTGTCAGATTTCCCGCAGTCTTTATGGTAAATGTAGTACGGTCCAACTTTATCACGGGAGGTAACGCTCCTTTACGTACCCCTATAAACAAACGCTTTTTAGAGGCTGATTGTAAGTAATCACCATTAACCGGAAGACCTTCCGTTTTCTCCTGTCCGGTAGAAGTAAAAAGACGATAAAAGCCCGAACCGGAATGAACCAACTGTTCTTTCAGAGCTTCAACTGACGGCAAAGTAGAACTTAAGCCCTCATTTTCGGGAGTATCTACAGTATAACGATAAGTAGAACCTTCAAACAACAATAAAGAATCACTCGTCAGTTGCCAAGGATACAATTCCCCTGCCTGAATGCCTGTTCCTACCACTCCCAATAACAGGGACAAAAGAAAAGTCTTTGATAATATAGCTCTCATATCCAATAGTATATTTTTCATAAATTAGCGATTCGTATTGATATGGTTAACATTCTCTTTCAACGCCTTATACCATGCCGGACCGGCAGTAAAGATACAGGCATCTATCCGTTCTTTTTCCTTTTGGTTCAAACCGTCAGGCATATCAACCGGTCTAAAACCTCCTCTCACCTGTTCATAAGGAACACTCGAAAAGGAATTCTTATCAGAAAATGCCCACTTATTATCCAGAAATAAGAAGCCGGGAAGCACTTCATCCGCCCTTACAATTTTCAAATCAGGAGTTTGCCCTGCAAACAGATTATGGGCAAAGCGAACATTACGAGGCATCTTTTCTCCACGACCAGAACCTAATTCCAAAGAACTATTCAAGAAGGTATTATAAGCGATATCCACATTCTCTACCCGATGATATGAAGTCAGCGGTTCTTGTTTCACATCCGTTTCTGCTGTAGGGCGTTCATAGACTCCCACGCGTACCAATAACCCGAATGATCTTACATCCTTCATATAATTATCATAAACTGTATGTCCCTGGTTAATAATACGGATACCAGCAGTTCCACGCAAATTATGTCCTATAAATGTATTCGACTCTATTACATTGTAATGTCCATGACGACAAACCAATCCACCGGCAGATTCATAAAACAAGTTTCTACGCAATACATTATGACAAGACTTCACAGAAATAATCTCATTTTCTCCACTACACCTGAAAAAGACATTGTCCTCAACAATTGTCCGAGATTCCAACTGAGAAGACCAAGAGTGTCCGATACGAATAATTTCTGCTCCGTTGCCACCATAAGGCTGACGTTCGCCGAAAAAATTATGATCTATCAAGTGGTTATTCAAATGGTTATCAGCACTGAGCCACACTTGTAGAACCAGTCCTCCTACCCGTTTATTAGCAAAATAACAGTGGTCTATCCGGTTATTGGTTCCTCGTAATCCAACCCAGTATTCATCCCCTTCATTCGGTCGTTCACCTTTCTGAGGGTCATTACACTCATCAATCACACAACGAGTCATCCGGCAATAAGATGCATATTCTCCTTTCTCCCTCTGAAAATCAATCATATCATGCCCTATGGCCCACGCCTTATAAAAGAGTAAATCCTCCAGTTGCAGATACTCCCCATATATCTTCAGCCTTAACTTCCCCGAAACAATAGCCCTTCCGGGATTCTCAGCCCGCCAGACAATCGGTTTACCAAAAACCCCTTTACCCGTAAAATGTATTTCTTCCAGATTATGATACGTTCCGTCTTTCAGTACGACGGCATCCCCCGGCTGCAAATTTCCACTACCCAGCAACTGTTTCATCGCCGGAACATCTTTCGGTGAAAATGTATACTCTTTGGCATTAGCAAAGAGTGACACTGTTAAAAGCAAAAGAACACAAAGTTTTTTCATCATGTTTTTCAATTAGAGTTTAAAATCACAGAGCAAATATAGATGATTAAAACATGAACGGAAATAGCCTCCTTCCCTCCGGAAGTAGTTTGAGAAGATAATTCAAAAGAATGGTACGTTTTTATAAACCTGAAGTGCAGATATAAAAAAATCGTCCCCTTACATTGTGATTACAACGTAAGGGGACGACCCTTTTCTAAAAATAGAAATTATTTATTTCTTAGCCGGTGCCGGAGAAGAATATCTTGCATTCAATCCGTCTACAATTTCTTTTGTAATATTATAGATGCTGTCAGCATACAACAGGTTATCAAAACCGGTATTACTGATAATCATGCTGTATCCCTTTGTTTTATTATACTCTTTCAGGAAAGCATTGATAGAATCACGCAATTGCAAGCTGTTCTTTTCGTTTTCGCTCATCAACTCTGACTGCAATTTATTGCTCAAAGCCTGCAAGTCTTGCTCCAGTTTAGCAATACGGTTGTATTCCTGTTGAGCTCTTTCCGGAGAAAGATACGCATTATTCTGATACTTCGTCTGGAATTCCTGTTTCTGTTTTTCTAATTCCCGAGCTTTCTGGTTTATCGTCAAACGAACATTTTCACTCTTCTTTACCATACCTTCATTCAGGTCGATGCAGAAATTATATTGTGACAGAAGCGTATCTATTTCAACATAAGCAATCTTCATTCCAGAAAGTTCACCTGAAGCTTGTCCTGACGTAGTTGCCGTTTGATTATCAGCTTTACCTGTACACTGAGAAAATAAAACGATAAGTGCAAGGGCAGCCAAACCGTTTACGAGGTAGTTCAATCTCTTCATAACTTGTAAAAAATATAGTTTTTAAATTATTAATTCATACTATCATTTAAGGCTTTTTCCAATTCGTCAATGGAGAAACGGGGTTTCTTCTGTGCTTCCCGGTCCTGCGACTGGGCACACCCAATACCTCTCTCCCGCATTGCTTTATTACCGCTGACGTGCCCGTTCGGGAACTTTCCGCCTTTCACAAAAAAGACTTTTACACCTAATAATGCAATGCAAATAGCAACTATTAACAAACTTATCAATACTGTATCGAGCATTTCTACTATTTTTGTAATACGAAAATAGACTGCATTTCAGCAAAATGAAAATAAAATTTTCTTTTGCATTCAATTTGCTCTATTTTTGTGGGTGCAAATATAGGGCTTTGTATGGACTAACCCACTTTTTTTACCATAAAAAAAGAGAAGCGGTTATAAAATAGCCAATTGATTTAACTATATTTAGCAATAAGAGATTAAATACGAACATTCATAAAGGAATTAATATGGAAAAGAATGAACTGAAGCCGGCAGGCGTTTTTCATTATTTCGATGAAATCTGCCAAGTGCCGCGTCCTTCGAAGAAGGAAGAGAAAATGATTGCTTATCTGAAAGCATTCGGTGAAAAACATAAGTTGGAAACGCTGGTTGACGAAGCCGGCAACGTCCTCATCAAAAAGCCCGCTACACCGGGTATGGAGAACCGTAAGACCGTAGTGCTGCAATCTCACATCGACATGGTGTGTGAAAAGAACAACGATGTGCAGCACGACTTCCTCACCGACCCGATAGAAACCGTAATTGAAGGGGAATGGCTGAAAGCCAAAGGTACAACGCTGGGAGCCGACAACGGTATCGGTGTAGCTACAGAACTGGCTATCCTTGCAGACGACAGCATCCAGCACGGACCTTTGGAATGTCTGTTTACGGTGGACGAAGAAACCGGACTGACAGGTGCCTTTGCCCTGAAAGAAGGTTTCATGAACGGTGATATTCTGTTGAACCTCGACTCGGAAGATGAAGGTGAACTCTTTATCGGCTGTGCAGGAGGTATCGACTCCGTTGCAGAGTTTACATATAAAGAGGTGGATGTACCTGCCGGATACTTCTGCTGCAAGGTACAAGTGAAAGGATTGAAAGGCGGACACTCCGGTGGAGATATCCATTTGGGGCTCGGTAATGCCAATAAGATATTGAACCGTTTCCTGAGTCAAACTTTCCAGAAGTATGATATGTACTTGTGTGAAATAGACGGTGGTAATCTGCGCAATGCCATTGCACGCGAAGCACACGCGGTTATTGCTATACCGGAGGATTACAAGCATGACCTGCGTGCCGATCTGAATATTTTTGCAGCGGAAGTACAAGCTGAGTATACCGTAGTCGATCCGGGGTTGCAACTCATCTTAGAATCGGAAAACGCCCGTGCGAAAGCCATCGACAAAGATACTACGAAGCGTCTGCTGCAAAGCCTCTACGCTTGTCCTCACGGAGTGTACGCTATGAGCCAGGACATTCCCGGACTGGTAGAAACGTCTACAAACCTTGCATCCGTCAAGAT from Bacteroides sp. MSB163 includes:
- a CDS encoding OmpH family outer membrane protein; translation: MKRLNYLVNGLAALALIVLFSQCTGKADNQTATTSGQASGELSGMKIAYVEIDTLLSQYNFCIDLNEGMVKKSENVRLTINQKARELEKQKQEFQTKYQNNAYLSPERAQQEYNRIAKLEQDLQALSNKLQSELMSENEKNSLQLRDSINAFLKEYNKTKGYSMIISNTGFDNLLYADSIYNITKEIVDGLNARYSSPAPAKK
- a CDS encoding aminoacyl-histidine dipeptidase; its protein translation is MEKNELKPAGVFHYFDEICQVPRPSKKEEKMIAYLKAFGEKHKLETLVDEAGNVLIKKPATPGMENRKTVVLQSHIDMVCEKNNDVQHDFLTDPIETVIEGEWLKAKGTTLGADNGIGVATELAILADDSIQHGPLECLFTVDEETGLTGAFALKEGFMNGDILLNLDSEDEGELFIGCAGGIDSVAEFTYKEVDVPAGYFCCKVQVKGLKGGHSGGDIHLGLGNANKILNRFLSQTFQKYDMYLCEIDGGNLRNAIAREAHAVIAIPEDYKHDLRADLNIFAAEVQAEYTVVDPGLQLILESENARAKAIDKDTTKRLLQSLYACPHGVYAMSQDIPGLVETSTNLASVKMKPGNVIRIETSQRSSTASSKQDIANMVRTVFDMGGAKVTFGEGYPGWKPNPHSEILEIAVESYKRLFGVDAKVKAIHAGLECGLFLDKYPALDMISFGPTLQGVHSPDERMLIPTVDKFWKHLLDILANVPVKR
- a CDS encoding glycosyl hydrolase family 28-related protein gives rise to the protein MKNILLDMRAILSKTFLLSLLLGVVGTGIQAGELYPWQLTSDSLLLFEGSTYRYTVDTPENEGLSSTLPSVEALKEQLVHSGSGFYRLFTSTGQEKTEGLPVNGDYLQSASKKRLFIGVRKGALPPVIKLDRTTFTIKTAGNLTLDFYAGQRSPMTTVTIRVPEGIAVTLDNTTVNVIGRGEVILRDLPKQSIGRTGTNYSYKKVGDVEIRKDGKKGTLLIFKDLDFRPSNGPDIRLCFRGVAIPEKGNYTFEADYITSQPEVLHSPVATATFEGVTTIADFTRTPLQAFTYKKDWDLSFTSFYWTAPRNAESVTLLLSEDKGKTWKPVRTAILPDDDFATAGRLNPNQLYAFKLLVKGGDNQGESNIAWFYSGLQDIKTTGVKGDGIADDTEAINKAIIEMNKLGGGILRFTAGTYNVRTVHLLSNVWLHLDADATIQGLPGGDAPETTWFSDRAYRSGLSPTDPRPYADPENYLTKQDVGHTFFRNAMFFGERIDNVKIVGTGRITGNGNLVTSDKVMNNAPEKRCDKMFSLKLCTNIEIGGWAMGKDMWYDPQKDEPYYIDTDNRKNYDVSNMLHIDQGGHFVLLATGTDGIHVHDTYFAKHNTRNARDIYDFMACNDVTVTNIYSRVSSDDIVKPGSDCSLGFTRPARNYMVRNIVGDTNCNLFQIGSETADDIQDLYVDNIYVLGANKAGFSISTNDGGHIKNVHLNSGKTGPIHSRSVMHRTRAPFFISISNRGRVLGADVAPFTFTENGSVRKELLVTNSDIGQVENIVICGVDIDEVYGGSSFRGDRWKAYDGSQNTATPIIAGFKLPDTEVVEGGLTFRLPNGQHTGYIKNVQFHDVNLLVKGGHPVEDAEAYPPEIGVGRYNVGDLKIQPSFGFWARHVKDFLLDNCSISAEQKDGRYAVVLDDVIGAEIRNLKVKEGITDKENVKVFRSEKIIIK
- a CDS encoding polysaccharide lyase 6 family protein, which codes for MMKKLCVLLLLTVSLFANAKEYTFSPKDVPAMKQLLGSGNLQPGDAVVLKDGTYHNLEEIHFTGKGVFGKPIVWRAENPGRAIVSGKLRLKIYGEYLQLEDLLFYKAWAIGHDMIDFQREKGEYASYCRMTRCVIDECNDPQKGERPNEGDEYWVGLRGTNNRIDHCYFANKRVGGLVLQVWLSADNHLNNHLIDHNFFGERQPYGGNGAEIIRIGHSWSSQLESRTIVEDNVFFRCSGENEIISVKSCHNVLRRNLFYESAGGLVCRHGHYNVIESNTFIGHNLRGTAGIRIINQGHTVYDNYMKDVRSFGLLVRVGVYERPTAETDVKQEPLTSYHRVENVDIAYNTFLNSSLELGSGRGEKMPRNVRFAHNLFAGQTPDLKIVRADEVLPGFLFLDNKWAFSDKNSFSSVPYEQVRGGFRPVDMPDGLNQKEKERIDACIFTAGPAWYKALKENVNHINTNR